A single Glycine soja cultivar W05 chromosome 14, ASM419377v2, whole genome shotgun sequence DNA region contains:
- the LOC114383774 gene encoding G-type lectin S-receptor-like serine/threonine-protein kinase At4g27290, giving the protein MLQDEIFILKRSLYESEFEFRRLKASYQMLSLECDELKAKNVSYNRRISTTEKVTSELEDCKCSKIELEEKNLRLQWNLTIKEASCHNNAQLKYEVAQIKDWHLRILEGNNLMVENNEENVKKDLELPLVDLATIVKATDGFSINNKLGEGGFGVVYMGTLDDGHEIAVKRLSQSSGQGYNEFKNEVILIAKIQNQNLVKFLGRCIEGEEKMVIYECMPNKSLKSFIFGYDFFTSYAI; this is encoded by the exons atgcttCAAGATGAAATCTTTATCCTCAAGAGATCACTGTATGAATCAGAATTTGAATTCAGAAGATTGAAAGCTTCATATCAGATGCTATCCTTAGAGTGTGATGAGCTAAAAGCTAAGAATGTATCTTACAATCGAAGAATCTCAACAACTGAGAAAGTTACATCAGAGTTGGAGGACTGCAAGTGTAGTAAAATTGAGCTTGAGGAAAAAAATTTACGCCTGCAATGGAATCTAACCATAAAAGAAGCTTCTTGTCACAATAATGCTCAATTAAAGTATGAAGTTGCACAAATCAAGGACTGGCACTTGAGAATCCTAGAAG GTAACAACTTGATGGTAGAGAACAATGaagaaaatgtgaaaaaagaCCTTGAGCTTCCTTTAGTTGACCTTGCTACAATTGTCAAAGCTACTGATGGGTTCTCAATTAACAATAAGCTGGGAGAAGGTGGATTTGGGGTTGTATACATG GGTACCCTAGACGATGGACATGAAATTGCTGTGAAGAGGCTCTCACAAAGTTCTGGACAAGGCTATAATGAATTTAAGAATGAAGTCATATTGATTGCCAAAATTCAGAATCAAAACCTAGTCAAGTTTCTTGGTCGTTGCATTGAAGGAGAGGAGAAGATGGTTATATATGAATGCATGCCTAACAAAAGCCTAAAATCCTTTATCTTTGGTTATGATTTCTTCACATCTTATGcaatttaa
- the LOC114383266 gene encoding homeotic protein knotted-1-like — MEEYTSNNHLSENTGPSPSTPRPNFLYSSASGGNHNHQHQHHSHHHHHHHQFPINTFHLQSGGSDHCFQSDQVSPHPSVKSEASTSQLHAPIFHYPLMRGNLHNTMHHPQQQGGSPTSSTGEVEAIKAKIIAHPQYSNVLEAYMDCQKIGAPPEVVARMAAAKQEFEARQRSSVGSRETSKDPELDQFMEAYYDMLVKYREELTRPIQEAMDFMRRIETQLNMLCNGPVRIFSDDKCEGAGSSEEDQDNSGGETELPEIDPRAEDRELKNHLLKKYSGYLSSLKQELSKKKKKGKLPKDARQKLLNWWELHYKWPYPSESEKVALAESTGLDQKQINNWFINQRKRHWKPSEDMQFMVMDGLHPQSATLYMDGHYMADGHYRLGP, encoded by the exons atggaggaaTACACTAGTAATAATCACTTGAGTGAAAACACAGGTCCAAGTCCAAGTACTCCAAGGCCAAATTTCTTGTACTCTTCAGCTAGTGGTGGAAACCATAATCATCAGCATCAGCATCATagccatcaccaccaccaccaccaccagttTCCAATCAACACCTTTCATCTTCAATCGGGTGGATCAGATCATTGCTTTCAGTCTGATCAAGTTTCACCACACCCTTCTGTCAAATCCGAAGCCAGCACTTCTCAGCTCCACGCTCCGATTTTCCACTACCCTTTAATGAGAGGAAACCTTCACAACACTATGCATCATCCTCAGCAACAAGGAGGGAGCCCAACTAGCTCCACTGGTGAAGTTGAAGCCATAAAAGCTAAAATCATTGCTCACCCTCAGTACTCCAATGTTTTAGAAGCCTACATGGATTGTCAAAAG ATAGGAGCTCCACCCGAAGTGGTGGCGCGTATGGCTGCGGCTAAGCAAGAGTTTGAGGCACGGCAAAGATCTTCAGTTGGTTCAAGGGAAACTTCAAAAGACCCTGAACTTGACCAATTCATG GAAGCATACTATGACATGCTTGTGAAGTATAGAGAGGAATTAACAAGGCCTATTCAAGAGGCTATGGATTTCATGCGAAGGATAGAAACTCAGCTAAATATGCTTTGCAATGGACCCGTGCGGATCTTCTCTg ATGATAAATGTGAAGGTGCCGGTTCATCAGAAGAGGATCAAGACAACAGTGGAGGAGAAACAGAACTTCCCGAGATTGATCCCCGAGCAGAAGACCGTGAACTCAAAAACCACTTGCTGAAGAAGTACAGTGGTTACTTAAGTAGCCTTAAGCAAGAACTCtccaagaagaaaaagaaagggaaactTCCCAAAGATGCTAGGCAAAAGCTACTTAACTGGTGGGAATTACATTACAAATGGCCATATCCTTCG GAATCAGAGAAGGTGGCATTGGCTGAATCAACTGGTTTGGACCAAAAGCAAATAAATAACTGGTTCATAAACCAGAGGAAGAGGCATTGGAAACCATCTGAAGACATGCAATTTATGGTGATGGATGGCCTGCATCCGCAGAGTGCAACTCTCTATATGGATGGTCACTACATGGCAGATGGTCACTACCGTCTAGgaccatga